The proteins below are encoded in one region of Brassica napus cultivar Da-Ae chromosome A6, Da-Ae, whole genome shotgun sequence:
- the BNAA06G13440D gene encoding uncharacterized protein BNAA06G13440D isoform X1, whose translation MLETVDSSGVVNGGFRQVKSFCGDSSSEEELTVLPRHTKVVVTGNNRTKSVLVGLQGVVKKAVGLGGWHWLVLTNGIEVKLQRNALSVLEAPTGNEVDDDLDFENTLRNGSDMIVSFPASEDTLKPHKSKLRRQRSSRSSLKTLSRSLSSESQSKSSAFTPPQNMMKVDLSKLEMPALLKYWQHFNLVDAIPNPSKEQLIDIVQRHFMSQQMDELQVIMGFVQAAKRMKRACKLQSKEARNTDLNCIS comes from the exons ATGCTGGAGACTGTGGATAGCTCGGGAGTCGTTAATGGAGGATTTCGTCAAGTAAAGAGCTTTTGCGGAGACAGCAGCAGCGAAGAGGAGTTAACTGTTCTGCCACGTCATACGAAAGTGGTGGTGACCGGAAACAACCGAACCAAATCGGTGCTTGTTGGTCTTCAAGGTGTTGTCAAAAAAGCTGTCGGTCTTGGTGGTTGGCATTGGCTG GTACTGACAAATGGAATAGAAGTAAAGTTGCAGAGGAATGCACTAAGTGTCCTTGAAGCTCCTACTGGAAATGAAGTAGACGATGATCTTGATTTCGAAAATACACTGAGGAATGGTTCTGATATGA ttgtttcttttccaGCATCCGAGGACACTCTGAAGCCTCATAAGTCGAAGCTAAGAAGGCAGAGATCATCACGGTCATCTCTCAAGACCCTGAGCAGGTCTTTATCATCTGAGTCACAATCCAAAAGCTCTGCTTTTACTCCCCCTCAGAACATGATG AAGGTTGATCTAAGCAAACTGGAAATGCCTGCATTGCTGAAATATTGGCAACATTTCAACCTC GTGGATGCAATTCCAAATCCATCAAAGGAGCAACTAATTGACATTGTTCAGAGACACTTTATGTCTCAG CAAATGGATGAGCTTCAAGTTATTATGGGGTTTGTCCAAGCAgcaaagagaatgaagagagcgTGCAAGTTGCAATCCAAAGAAGCCAGAAACACCGATCTTAACTGCATCAGCTAA
- the LOC106346968 gene encoding pathogenesis-related protein 5 isoform X2, whose amino-acid sequence MARFSGLHLLFFSFIIATVTVVSGTVFTVVNSCSFPVWPGILTGDNGVQLNDGGFELAPGASVDVTAPAGWSGRIWGRTGCNFDGSGAGSCLTGDCGNKLKCAGAGGVPPVTLAEFTIGTGGGQDNYDVSLVDGYNIQMALTTRDGSGDCQNGGCDSDLNGSCPNDQRVMDGANVVACRSACEAFKKPEYCCTGAFDKPETCPPTELSKIFKAACPRAYSYAYDDRNTSLFTCTNANYSIVFCPKA is encoded by the exons atggcgCGTTTCTCTGGTTTacaccttctcttcttctccttcatcatAGCTACAG TTACCGTCGTATCCGGCACCGTCTTCACCGTCGTGAACAGCTGCAGTTTCCCCGTCTGGCCGGGAATCCTCACCGGAGACAACGGTGTACAACTCAACGACGGGGGATTTGAATTAGCCCCAGGAGCTTCCGTCGATGTAACCGCACCTGCGGGATGGTCTGGCCGAATATGGGGGCGAACGGGCTGCAACTTCGATGGCTCCGGCGCGGGAAGTTGCCTCACCGGAGACTGCGGCAACAAACTAAAATGCGCAGGCGCAGGAGGAGTTCCACCGGTCACACTCGCCGAATTCACAATCGGCACTGGTGGCGGGCAGGACAACTACGACGTAAGCCTGGTCGATGGTTACAACATCCAGATGGCACTCACAACGCGTGACGGCTCAGGCGATTGCCAAAACGGTGGATGCGATTCGGACCTGAACGGGAGCTGTCCGAACGACCAACGCGTTATGGACGGAGCGAACGTTGTGGCGTGTAGGAGCGCATGCGAGGCATTTAAAAAGCCTGAGTATTGTTGCACCGGTGCGTTCGATAAACCGGAGACTTGCCCGCCGACGGAATTGTCGAAGATATTTAAAGCAGCTTGCCCTAGAGCGTATAGCTACGCTTACGACGACCGTAATACGAGCCTTTTTACTTGCACCAATGCTAATTACTCCATCGTTTTCTGTCCCAAAGCATAG
- the LOC106346968 gene encoding pathogenesis-related protein 5 isoform X1, whose protein sequence is MARFSGLHLLFFSFIIATGTVTVVSGTVFTVVNSCSFPVWPGILTGDNGVQLNDGGFELAPGASVDVTAPAGWSGRIWGRTGCNFDGSGAGSCLTGDCGNKLKCAGAGGVPPVTLAEFTIGTGGGQDNYDVSLVDGYNIQMALTTRDGSGDCQNGGCDSDLNGSCPNDQRVMDGANVVACRSACEAFKKPEYCCTGAFDKPETCPPTELSKIFKAACPRAYSYAYDDRNTSLFTCTNANYSIVFCPKA, encoded by the exons atggcgCGTTTCTCTGGTTTacaccttctcttcttctccttcatcatAGCTACAG GCACAGTTACCGTCGTATCCGGCACCGTCTTCACCGTCGTGAACAGCTGCAGTTTCCCCGTCTGGCCGGGAATCCTCACCGGAGACAACGGTGTACAACTCAACGACGGGGGATTTGAATTAGCCCCAGGAGCTTCCGTCGATGTAACCGCACCTGCGGGATGGTCTGGCCGAATATGGGGGCGAACGGGCTGCAACTTCGATGGCTCCGGCGCGGGAAGTTGCCTCACCGGAGACTGCGGCAACAAACTAAAATGCGCAGGCGCAGGAGGAGTTCCACCGGTCACACTCGCCGAATTCACAATCGGCACTGGTGGCGGGCAGGACAACTACGACGTAAGCCTGGTCGATGGTTACAACATCCAGATGGCACTCACAACGCGTGACGGCTCAGGCGATTGCCAAAACGGTGGATGCGATTCGGACCTGAACGGGAGCTGTCCGAACGACCAACGCGTTATGGACGGAGCGAACGTTGTGGCGTGTAGGAGCGCATGCGAGGCATTTAAAAAGCCTGAGTATTGTTGCACCGGTGCGTTCGATAAACCGGAGACTTGCCCGCCGACGGAATTGTCGAAGATATTTAAAGCAGCTTGCCCTAGAGCGTATAGCTACGCTTACGACGACCGTAATACGAGCCTTTTTACTTGCACCAATGCTAATTACTCCATCGTTTTCTGTCCCAAAGCATAG
- the BNAA06G13640D gene encoding uncharacterized membrane protein At1g75140, with amino-acid sequence MADPRNGKSFFLTFYFIITLTLLFISPSDANESPAIVDSTEDVVSTDVAASVTEPTREDALLHKLEELVKNLTEIVSNLDAKLSESKNEISKSDDEAFVGGGRAKAFSVTKYSPFWTERFSFTSAVKLDSDATCINVLPFKDFEGSSKYFAIGDSRGRVYVFLRNGDVLIEFFTTVDSPVTAMVSYFSMFKNSSFVVTGHQNGAVLFHRIHEGSSGEDWNSNSVSMEHVGAFDVDDSADPVTLLEVHHVGRVRYILATDLSGKLTVLTENRTVYGSVIPTSRPLVFLKQRLLFLTESGAGSLDLRSMKIRETECEGLNHSLARSYVFDATERSKAYGFTSDGEIIHVLLHGDIMNFKCRVRSKKKFQMEEPVALQSIKGYLLVINEEKVFAFNVSTQHYVRTAGPRLLFSAGLEEIRSSFLSHRQSSSRNVGVKARPLIASDRENLLVMGLGDGYFGVYKSKLPSLKGEFNTMLWSSPVFFFILFLFGAWHFFAKKKESLTAWGPDDPFTPTAAGQNSSAKEPSFTEPARRSDDLMDLRRRYVGASPYRNDQSSRAPVDGGGYRTTAQDHNNYRGGSGLDSSGFGNRRDSLYGNNKVMDDES; translated from the coding sequence ATGGCAGATCCTCGAAACGGCAAGTCCTTCTTTCTCACCTTCTACTTTATAATCACCCTCACTCTGCTTTTCATCTCGCCGTCGGACGCCAACGAGTCTCCGGCCATCGTTGATTCGACTGAAGACGTTGTTTCCACCGATGTAGCTGCGTCGGTTACCGAACCCACCCGAGAAGATGCTCTACTGCACAAACTCGAGGAACTCGTTAAGAATCTGACGGAGATCGTCTCTAATCTAGACGCGAAGTTATCCGAATCGAAGAACGAGATCTCTAAATCAGATGATGAAGCCTTCGTCGGAGGAGGAAGAGCCAAGGCCTTCTCAGTGACAAAGTACAGTCCTTTCTGGACGGAGAGATTCTCCTTCACATCGGCAGTGAAGCTCGACTCAGACGCCACGTGTATCAACGTGCTGCCGTTTAAAGACTTCGAAGGCTCGAGCAAGTACTTCGCGATCGGGGACTCTAGAGGTAGAGTTTACGTGTTCTTGAGAAACGGCGACGTTTTGATCGAGTTCTTCACCACCGTTGATTCGCCCGTTACAGCTATGGTTTCGTATTTTTCGATGTTTAAGAACTCGAGTTTCGTCGTCACTGGTCACCAAAACGGCGCCGTTTTGTTCCACCGGATCCACGAGGGATCGAGTGGAGAAGACTGGAACTCCAACTCTGTCTCGATGGAACACGTCGGGGCTTTCGACGTGGATGATTCGGCTGATCCTGTGACTCTGTTGGAAGTGCACCACGTGGGTCGTGTTAGGTACATTTTGGCCACGGATCTTAGCGGGAAGCTGACGGTTttaaccgagaaccgaacggttTACGGTTCGGTTATCCCGACGAGTAGACCGCTAGTGTTCTTGAAGCAGAGGCTGTTGTTCCTCACCGAGTCTGGCGCCGGTTCGTTGGACTTGAGGAGTATGAAGATTAGAGAAACCGAGTGCGAAGGACTAAACCATTCTCTTGCGAGAAGCTACGTTTTCGACGCGACGGAACGGTCCAAAGCTTACGGATTCACATCGGATGGCGAGATCATTCACGTGCTGCTCCATGGAGATATAATGAACTTCAAATGCAGAGTTAGATCCAAGAAGAAGTTTCAAATGGAGGAGCCGGTCGCGTTACAATCGATCAAAGGCTATCTACTCGTGATAAACGAAGAGAAGGTTTTCGCTTTTAATGTATCGACTCAGCATTACGTGAGAACAGCTGGTCCTCGTCTCTTGTTCTCCGCTGGTTTGGAAGAGATCAGATCCTCGTTCTTGAGCCATCGTCAGTCATCTTCAAGAAATGTAGGTGTAAAGGCGAGGCCTTTGATAGCTAGCGACAGAGAGAATCTTCTTGTGATGGGTTTAGGAGACGGGTACTTCGGTGTTTACAAGTCGAAGCTTCCGAGTCTCAAAGGAGAGTTCAACACAATGCTTTGGAGCAGTCCTGTGTTCTTCTTCATACTGTTTCTCTTCGGAGCTTGGCATTTctttgcaaagaagaaagaatcTCTCACGGCTTGGGGACCAGATGATCCTTTTACTCCGACGGCTGCGGGACAGAACAGCTCTGCGAAAGAGCCGAGTTTTACTGAGCCTGCTAGGAGAAGCGATGACCTCATGGATCTACGTAGAAGGTACGTTGGTGCGTCGCCGTACCGTAATGACCAGAGTTCGAGAGCTCCGGTGGATGGAGGAGGGTATAGAACAACGGCACAGGATCATAATAACTATCGAGGCGGGTCGGGGCTTGACTCAAGCGGGTTTGGTAATAGAAGAGATAGTTTGTATGGTAACAACAAAGTTATGGACGACGAGAGTTAA
- the LOC106373928 gene encoding uncharacterized protein LOC106373928 isoform X2: MTSEDTLKPHKSKLRGQRSSRSFHKTLSRSLSSDSQSKSSAFTLPQNMKVDLSKLEMPALLKYWQHFNLVDAIPNPSKEQLIDIVQRHFMSQQMDEPQVIMGFVQAAKRMKRACKLQSKEARNTDLNCIS, from the exons ATGA CATCCGAGGACACACTGAAGCCTCATAAGTCGAAGCTAAGAGGGCAGAGATCATCACGGTCATTTCACAAGACCCTGAGCAGGTCTCTATCATCTGACTCACAATCAAAAAGCTCTGCTTTTACTCTCCCTCAAAACATG AAGGTTGATCTTAGCAAACTGGAAATGCCTGCTTTACTCAAATATTGGCAACATTTCAACCTc GTGGATGCAATTCCAAATCCATCAAAGGAGCAACTAATTGACATTGTTCAGAGACACTTTATGTCTCAG CAAATGGATGAGCCTCAAGTTATTATGGGGTTTGTTCAAGCTgcaaagagaatgaagagagccTGCAAGTTGCAATCCAAAGAAGCCAGAAACACCGATCTTAACTGCATCAGCTAA
- the BNAA06G13440D gene encoding uncharacterized protein BNAA06G13440D isoform X2 produces the protein MLETVDSSGVVNGGFRQVKSFCGDSSSEEELTVLPRHTKVVVTGNNRTKSVLVGLQGVVKKAVGLGGWHWLVLTNGIEVKLQRNALSVLEAPTGNEVDDDLDFENTLRNGSDMTSEDTLKPHKSKLRRQRSSRSSLKTLSRSLSSESQSKSSAFTPPQNMMKVDLSKLEMPALLKYWQHFNLVDAIPNPSKEQLIDIVQRHFMSQQMDELQVIMGFVQAAKRMKRACKLQSKEARNTDLNCIS, from the exons ATGCTGGAGACTGTGGATAGCTCGGGAGTCGTTAATGGAGGATTTCGTCAAGTAAAGAGCTTTTGCGGAGACAGCAGCAGCGAAGAGGAGTTAACTGTTCTGCCACGTCATACGAAAGTGGTGGTGACCGGAAACAACCGAACCAAATCGGTGCTTGTTGGTCTTCAAGGTGTTGTCAAAAAAGCTGTCGGTCTTGGTGGTTGGCATTGGCTG GTACTGACAAATGGAATAGAAGTAAAGTTGCAGAGGAATGCACTAAGTGTCCTTGAAGCTCCTACTGGAAATGAAGTAGACGATGATCTTGATTTCGAAAATACACTGAGGAATGGTTCTGATATGA CATCCGAGGACACTCTGAAGCCTCATAAGTCGAAGCTAAGAAGGCAGAGATCATCACGGTCATCTCTCAAGACCCTGAGCAGGTCTTTATCATCTGAGTCACAATCCAAAAGCTCTGCTTTTACTCCCCCTCAGAACATGATG AAGGTTGATCTAAGCAAACTGGAAATGCCTGCATTGCTGAAATATTGGCAACATTTCAACCTC GTGGATGCAATTCCAAATCCATCAAAGGAGCAACTAATTGACATTGTTCAGAGACACTTTATGTCTCAG CAAATGGATGAGCTTCAAGTTATTATGGGGTTTGTCCAAGCAgcaaagagaatgaagagagcgTGCAAGTTGCAATCCAAAGAAGCCAGAAACACCGATCTTAACTGCATCAGCTAA
- the LOC106346966 gene encoding methyltransferase-like protein 2, translating into MAKPDRLARFLDSGIHESEDSKWFFLDPVRIINRSYTRFRVSPCGYYSRCFNSKHLNPQQPNELTNTRKRKRNKQKDPIFHLPSAAEQASNLRHQEASLFISEAYESLLEETELLSLIKGLSSDDDGGLLRTKCCEDEVSFVELGGVWQAPLYEITLSCDDNKEKCSEERVFKVFNNLVVNETEEDIDAEFSNRRYIMPRKSCFYMSDLLHLRNLVPAKYEEGFNLIVIDPPWENASAHQKSKYPTLPNRYFLSLPVKQLTHAEGALVALWVTNREKLLNFVEKELFPAWGVKYAATMYWLKVKPDGTMICDLDLVHHKPYEYLILGYRFTELAESKHRSDFELLDKNKIIISIPGDFSRKPPIGEILKKHVPGSQPARCLELFAREMASGWTSWGNEPLHFQDSRYFLKD; encoded by the exons ATGGCGAAACCTGATCGGCTAGCTCGCTTCCTTGATTCAGGTATCCACGAATCCGAAGATTCTAAATGGTTCTTCTTAGACCCAGTTCGTATAATCAACCGTTCATACActcgatttagggtttcacCTTGTGGTTACTACTCTCGTTGCTTCAACTCAAAGCATCTCAATCCACAACAACCAAACGAACTTACTAATACGAGAAAGCGTAAACGGAATAAGCAGAAAGACCCTATCTTTCACCTTCCTAGCGCAGCAGAGCAAGCTTCTAATCTCCGCCATCAGGAGGCGAGTCTGTTTATATCCGAAGCGTATGAATCGCTTTTAGAGGAAACCGAGTTGCTGAGTTTAATAAAGGGTCTAAGtagtgatgatgatggtggtttGTTGAGGACCAAGTGTTGTGAGGATGAAGTCTCTTTTGTTGAGCTTGGAGGAGTGTGGCAAGCTCCTCTGTACGAGATAACACTGAGTTGTGACGATAACAAAG AGAAGTGCAGTGAAGAGAGAGTGTTTAAGGTGTTCAATAATCTAGTAGTGAACGAGACAGAAGAAGACATTGATGCTGAGTTTTCCAACAGGAGATATATAATGCCTAGAAAGAGCTGCTTCTACATG TCTGATTTACTGCACCTCCGAAACCTTGTTCCTG CTAAATATGAAGAAGGCTTCAATCTTATAGTTATTGATCCGCCCTGGGAGAATGCAAGCGCTCATCAGAAGTCAAA GTATCCGACTTTACCAAACAGATACTTCTTATCCCTCCCAGTCAAACAGCTTACTCATGCTGAAGGAGCTCTCGTGGCTTTATGGGTGACCAATAGAGAGAAATTACTTAACTTTGTTGAGAAAGAGCTATTCCCTGCGTGGGGAGTTAAGTACGCAGCTACTATGTATTGGTTAAAG GTGAAACCAGACGGTACAATGATTTGCGATCTGGACCTGGTCCATCATAAACCTTATGAATATCTAATACTAGGCTACCGCTTTACCGAG CTTGCAGAATCAAAACACAGGTCAGATTTTGAACTCTTGGATAAGAACAAAATAATCATAAGCATCCCTGGAGATTTTTCGAGGAAACCCCCAATTGGAG AGATACTAAAGAAACATGTTCCCGGGTCTCAACCAGCTCGGTGTCTTGAGCTATTTGCTAGGGAAATGGCATCTGGATGGACCTCTTGGGGAAACGAACCGCTTCACTTCCAGGACTCGAGATACTTCTTGAAAGATTAA
- the LOC106346965 gene encoding protein BRASSINAZOLE-RESISTANT 2: MTSDGATSTSAAAAAALATRRKPSWRERENNRRRERRRRAVAAKIYNGLRAQGNYNLPKHCDNNEVLKALCSEAGWVVEEDGTTYRKGHKPLPGDMAGSSSRATPYSSSYNQSPFESPILSYQVSPSSSSFPSPSRGDNISTIFPFLRNGGIPSSLPPLRISNSAPVTPPVSSPTSKHPKPLPTWESFTKQSMAIAAKQSMSSFNYPFYAVSAPASPTHHRQFNAPATIPECDESDASTVDSGHWISFQKFSQQQQPFHGVSSAVPASPTFNLVKPPVPQRLSPNTAGIQEIGQSSEFKFENRQVTPWEGERIHDVAMEDLELTLGNTKGR, translated from the exons ATGACGTCTGACGGTGCGACGTCGAcgtcagcagcagcagcagcagcgtTGGCGACGAGGAGGAAGCCGTCGTGGAGAGAGAGGGAGAACAACAGGAGGAGGGAGAGGAGGAGAAGAGCCGTAGCTGCGAAGATCTATAACGGTCTTCGAGCTCAAGGTAACTACAATCTCCCAAAGCACTGCGACAACAACGAAGTCCTCAAGGCTCTTTGTTCCGAAGCTGGTTGGGTGGTTGAAGAAGACGGAACCACTTATCGCAAG GGACATAAGCCTCTTCCTGGTGATATGGCTGGATCATCCTCTCGAGCCACTCCTTACTCCTCTTCTTATAACCAAAGTCCTTTCGAGAGTCCCATCCTTTCTTACCAAGTCAGTCCATCGTCGTCTTCATTCCCTAGCCCTTCTCGTGGCGACAACATCTCCACCATCTTCCCTTTCCTCAGGAACGGGGGGATCCCTTCGTCGCTTCCTCCTCTCAGAATCTCAAACAGTGCTCCCGTCACTCCACCTGTCTCTTCACCAACCTCTAAGCACCCCAAGCCGTTACCTACTTGGGAGTCTTTTACCAAACAGTCCATGGCCATTGCTGCTAAACAGTCAATGTCTTCTTTTAACTACCCGTTCTACGCGGTATCTGCGCCTGCGAGTCCCACTCATCATCGCCAGTTCAATGCTCCGGCTACTATACCTGAATGTGATGAGTCTGACGCCTCAACTGTTGATTCTGGTCATTGGATAAGCTTTCAGAAGTTCTCACAACAGCAACAGCCTTTCCATGGGGTGTCGTCTGCAGTGCCGGCTTCTCCTACTTTCAACCTAGTGAAACCACCAGTGCCTCAGCGGCTATCTCCAAACACTGCGGGAATCCAAGAGATTGGTCAAAGCTCGGAGTTTAAATTTGAGAACAGGCAAGTTACGCCGTGGGAAGGGGAGAGGATCCATGATGTGGCTATGGAGGATCTGGAGCTCACACTTGGAAACACCAAAGGTCGTTAG
- the LOC106373928 gene encoding uncharacterized protein LOC106373928 isoform X1 encodes MIVSFPASEDTLKPHKSKLRGQRSSRSFHKTLSRSLSSDSQSKSSAFTLPQNMKVDLSKLEMPALLKYWQHFNLVDAIPNPSKEQLIDIVQRHFMSQQMDEPQVIMGFVQAAKRMKRACKLQSKEARNTDLNCIS; translated from the exons ATGA ttgtttcttttccaGCATCCGAGGACACACTGAAGCCTCATAAGTCGAAGCTAAGAGGGCAGAGATCATCACGGTCATTTCACAAGACCCTGAGCAGGTCTCTATCATCTGACTCACAATCAAAAAGCTCTGCTTTTACTCTCCCTCAAAACATG AAGGTTGATCTTAGCAAACTGGAAATGCCTGCTTTACTCAAATATTGGCAACATTTCAACCTc GTGGATGCAATTCCAAATCCATCAAAGGAGCAACTAATTGACATTGTTCAGAGACACTTTATGTCTCAG CAAATGGATGAGCCTCAAGTTATTATGGGGTTTGTTCAAGCTgcaaagagaatgaagagagccTGCAAGTTGCAATCCAAAGAAGCCAGAAACACCGATCTTAACTGCATCAGCTAA
- the LOC106346964 gene encoding arabinosyltransferase RRA3, whose translation MAGRRDRTQQLRGSRIAIAILIGIIIGCVCAVLFPNGFFNSSSSLTVNERVQVGSSSCESPARIKMLKSDFASLSEKNAELKKQIRELTEKLRLAEQGSDNARKQVLSLGPQIKAGPFGTVKSLRTNPTILPDESVNPRLAKILEDIAVDKEVIVALANSNVKAMLEVQIASVKRLGITNYLVVALDDYIENFCKSNDVAYYKRDPDKDVDTVGKTGGNHAVSGLKFRVLREFLQLGYGVLLSDVDIVFLQNPFRHLYRDSDVESMSDGHSNMTAYGFNDVFDEPAMGWARYAHTMRIWVFNSGFFYLRPTVPSIELLDRVADRLSKAKLWDQAVFNEELFYPSHPDYIGLHASKRVMDMYEFMNSKVLFKTVRKDQELKKKVKPVIVHVNYHPDKLNRMQAVVEFYVNGKQDALDSFPDGSE comes from the exons ATGGCTGGTCGTAGAGACAGAACCCAACAGCTCCGTGGATCTCGAATCGCGATCGCCATCCTCATCGGTATCATCATCGGCTGCGTTTGCGCCGTTCTGTTCCCCAACGGCTTCTTCAACTCGAGCTCGTCTCTTACAGTTAATGAACGCGTCCAG GTTGGATCATCTTCTTGTGAATCCCCCGCACGGATCAAGATGCTGAAATCAGACTTCGCATCTCTCTCTGAGAAGAACGCTGAGCTGAAGAAACAGATCAGGGAGCTAACGGAGAAGCTGCGTTTAGCTGAGCAAGGATCAGACAATGCAAGAAAACAAGTTCTGTCTTTAGGACCACAGATCAAGGCTGGTCCTTTCGGAACAGTCAAGAGTTTGAGAACTAATCCAACCATCCTCCCCGATGAATCCGTAAACCCGAGACTAGCTAAGATTCTAGAGGACATCGCTGTCGACAAAGAGGTGATCGTGGCTCTCGCAAACTCTAACGTCAAAGCAATGCTAGAGGTTCAGATCGCTAGCGTGAAGAGATTGGGTATCACTAACTACCTTGTCGTTGCGTTGGACGATTACATTGAGAACTTCTGTAAATCAAACGATGTTGCTTATTACAAGAGGGATCCGGACAAGGACGTGGACACGGTCGGGAAAACCGGAGGTAACCACGCTGTCTCTGGACTTAAGTTCCGTGTGTTGAGAGAGTTCTTGCAGCTCGGGTACGGCGTTCTCCTCTCGGATGTGGACATTGTCTTCTTGCAGAACCCGTTTAGGCATCTGTACAGAGACTCTGACGTTGAGTCGATGAGCGATGGGCATAGCAACATGACggcttacggattcaacgatgtGTTTGATGAGCCAGCCATGGGATGGGCTCGGTATGCTCACACCATGAGGATATGGGTTTTCAATTCCGGGTTTTTCTATCTAAGACCAACGGTTCCATCCATCGAGCTGCTGGATCGTGTAGCGGATAGGCTCTCCAAGGCTAAACTATGGGACCAAgcggtttttaatgaggagttgTTTTATCCTTCGCATCCTGACTACATTGGGCTCCATGCTTCGAAGAGAGTCATGGATATGTATGAGTTTATGAACAGTAAGGTGCTTTTCAAGACTGTTAGGAAGGATCAGGaactgaagaagaaggtgaAGCCGGTGATTGTTCATGTGAATTACCATCCAGATAAGCTTAATAGAATGCAAGCTGTCGTTGAGTTCTATGTAAACGGTAAGCAAGACGCACTTGATAGCTTCCCTGATGGTTCTGAATGA